A stretch of the Lolium perenne isolate Kyuss_39 chromosome 3, Kyuss_2.0, whole genome shotgun sequence genome encodes the following:
- the LOC127346046 gene encoding vacuolar protein sorting-associated protein 55 homolog, whose protein sequence is MFSTSILLQILACALYNNWWPMLAALMYIIVPMPCLFFGDGSTRFLSSGEGGAWINAAKFLTGASAMGSLAIPAILRHAGLIETGAMFIEFTSFFILVCTVLCFHRATLEEEW, encoded by the exons ATGTTCTCCACGAGCATTCTTTTGCAAATCCTG GCATGTGCTTTGTACAACAACTGGTGGCCTATGTTAGCAG CACTCATGTACATCATTGTGCCCATGCCATGCCTGTTCTTCGGTGATGGATCCACACGGTTCTTGAGTAGCGGAGAGGGTGGAGC GTGGATCAACGCTGCAAAGTTTCTGACTGGCGCGTCTGCCATGGGAAGCCTCGCCATCCCCGCGATCCTGAGGCACGCTGGCCTGATCGAGACCGGGGCCATGTTCATCGAGTTCACGTCCTTCTTCATCCTCGTGTGCACTGTGCTGTGTTTCCACAGGGCCACCCTGGAGGAAGAATGGTAG